The following coding sequences lie in one Allochromatium vinosum DSM 180 genomic window:
- a CDS encoding hydrogenase maturation protease has product MDKTLIIGYGSPIRGDDAIGPLAVERLVERGLPAGVEAIARHVLTAELVTELVGRERAIFLDAAAGGEPGAVQVHRLEPDADAHSTMAHFLDPSELLAWCRQLYGQAPEAYLITATGACFDYAHCQLSPVAEAALERLLEQVERVWVG; this is encoded by the coding sequence TTGGACAAGACACTCATCATCGGCTACGGCAGCCCGATCCGGGGCGATGACGCCATCGGTCCGCTGGCGGTCGAGCGGCTGGTCGAGCGCGGCTTGCCGGCCGGTGTGGAGGCCATCGCGCGTCATGTGCTGACGGCAGAGCTGGTCACTGAGCTGGTGGGACGCGAGCGGGCGATCTTTCTCGACGCGGCGGCCGGTGGCGAGCCGGGCGCGGTACAGGTGCATCGTCTCGAACCCGATGCGGATGCACACTCGACGATGGCGCATTTTCTCGATCCGTCGGAATTGCTGGCCTGGTGTCGGCAGTTGTATGGACAGGCGCCGGAAGCCTATTTGATCACCGCGACGGGGGCCTGCTTCGATTATGCCCATTGCCAACTGAGTCCGGTCGCCGAGGCGGCGCTCGAACGGTTGCTGGAGCAGGTCGAGCGGGTTTGGGTGGGTTGA
- a CDS encoding Ni/Fe hydrogenase subunit alpha, which produces MSRTITIEPVTRIEGHARITLQLGEDGRLEDARFHLTQFRGFEKFCEGRPYREMPALTARTCGICPVSHIIASNKACDHLLAVDIPPTGEKLRRVMNLAQIVQSHALSFFHLSSPDLLLGWDSDPATRNIFGVMRQNPELARDGIRLRQIGQTIIETLGGKKIHPTWVVPGGVSEPLSVEKRESMLRLLPEGLEIAKRTYAFYKTLVPKFKDEATHFGTQPTLFLSLVTPQGHLEHYDGVLRVKDAQGRILEDQVPPEEYGRLIGEAVEDFSYMKFPYYKPQGYPQGIYRVGPLARLNNVQACGTPYADVALAEFHMLQDSGPIVSSFHYHYARLVEIIYGLEMIERLLKDPAILDTRVRARARSNRYEGIGVAEAPRGTLMHHYRIDDDGLITWLNLVIATGHNNLAMNQSIREVAEAYVDGNAIEEGMLNRVEAVIRCYDPCLSCASHAFGQMPLAIELRDAAGRVVDRLTR; this is translated from the coding sequence ATGAGCCGCACCATCACCATCGAGCCGGTCACTCGCATCGAGGGCCATGCCCGCATCACGCTCCAGCTCGGCGAGGACGGCCGGCTGGAGGACGCCCGCTTCCATCTCACCCAGTTTCGCGGCTTCGAGAAGTTCTGCGAGGGTCGGCCCTATCGCGAGATGCCGGCCCTGACCGCGCGCACCTGCGGCATCTGTCCGGTCAGTCACATCATCGCCTCCAACAAGGCGTGCGACCATCTGCTCGCGGTCGACATCCCGCCGACGGGCGAGAAGCTGCGGCGGGTCATGAATCTGGCACAGATCGTCCAGTCGCACGCGCTGTCGTTCTTCCATCTGTCCTCGCCGGATCTGCTGCTCGGCTGGGACTCGGACCCGGCCACGCGCAACATCTTCGGCGTGATGCGTCAGAACCCCGAGCTGGCGCGCGACGGCATCCGCCTGCGTCAGATCGGCCAGACCATCATCGAGACCCTAGGCGGCAAGAAGATCCATCCGACCTGGGTGGTGCCGGGCGGGGTGTCCGAGCCGCTGAGCGTCGAGAAGCGCGAGTCCATGCTCAGGCTGCTGCCCGAGGGGCTGGAGATCGCCAAGCGCACCTATGCCTTCTACAAGACGCTGGTACCCAAGTTCAAGGACGAGGCCACGCACTTCGGCACCCAGCCGACGCTGTTCCTGAGTCTGGTCACGCCCCAGGGCCACCTGGAGCACTATGACGGCGTGCTGCGTGTCAAGGACGCCCAGGGGCGGATTCTGGAGGATCAGGTGCCGCCCGAGGAGTACGGGCGCTTGATCGGCGAGGCGGTCGAGGACTTCAGCTACATGAAGTTCCCCTACTACAAGCCGCAGGGCTATCCGCAGGGGATCTATCGGGTCGGCCCCCTGGCACGGCTCAACAACGTCCAGGCGTGCGGCACGCCCTATGCCGACGTGGCGCTGGCCGAGTTCCACATGCTCCAGGACTCAGGCCCCATCGTCAGCAGTTTCCACTATCACTATGCGCGTCTGGTCGAGATCATCTACGGTCTGGAGATGATCGAGCGGCTGCTCAAGGATCCGGCGATCCTGGACACGCGGGTGCGCGCCCGCGCGCGCAGCAACCGTTACGAGGGCATCGGCGTCGCCGAGGCGCCGCGCGGGACGCTCATGCATCACTATCGCATCGACGACGATGGGCTCATCACCTGGCTCAATCTCGTCATCGCCACCGGGCACAACAATCTGGCCATGAATCAGTCGATCCGCGAGGTCGCCGAAGCCTATGTCGACGGCAACGCGATCGAGGAAGGGATGCTCAATCGGGTCGAGGCGGTGATTCGCTGCTACGACCCCTGCCTGTCCTGCGCCTCGCACGCCTTCGGTCAGATGCCGCTGGCGATCGAACTTCGGGATGCGGCGGGTCGGGTGGTCGACCGACTGACGCGCTGA
- the pssA gene encoding CDP-diacylglycerol--serine O-phosphatidyltransferase: protein MDETQAPRKTRRGIYLLPNLFTTAALFAGFYAVLSATQGRFEAAAIAILSAQFLDGFDGRIARLTNTQSAFGAEYDSLSDMVAFGVAPALVAYHWALGELGKVGWLAAFIFTAAAALRLARFNTQVGTADKRYFQGLASPPAAAIIAMGIWTAQEFGISGQDVSWLAAFLTAGAGLLMVSNFRYFSFKQINLQGRVPFLLAVAMMLGFAVIFIHPPLVLFLMALTYAVSGPVWTLFRLKSNRDRRRREPTA from the coding sequence ATGGACGAAACCCAGGCTCCACGCAAAACCCGTCGCGGCATCTATCTGCTGCCCAATCTGTTCACGACTGCCGCGCTCTTCGCTGGCTTCTACGCCGTGCTCTCGGCCACGCAGGGTCGCTTCGAAGCCGCGGCGATCGCCATCCTCTCGGCCCAGTTCCTCGACGGCTTCGACGGGCGCATCGCGCGTCTGACCAATACGCAGAGCGCCTTCGGCGCTGAATACGACAGCCTCTCAGACATGGTCGCCTTCGGGGTGGCTCCGGCGCTGGTCGCCTATCACTGGGCGCTCGGCGAGCTGGGCAAGGTCGGCTGGCTGGCGGCTTTCATCTTCACGGCGGCGGCGGCGCTGCGGCTGGCGCGCTTCAACACCCAGGTCGGCACCGCCGACAAGCGCTATTTCCAGGGGCTGGCCAGCCCGCCGGCGGCGGCCATCATCGCGATGGGCATCTGGACGGCGCAGGAATTCGGCATCTCGGGGCAGGACGTGTCCTGGCTGGCGGCCTTCCTGACCGCCGGTGCCGGACTCCTGATGGTGAGCAACTTCCGTTACTTCAGCTTCAAGCAGATCAATTTGCAGGGGCGCGTGCCCTTTCTGCTGGCGGTGGCGATGATGCTCGGCTTCGCCGTCATCTTCATCCATCCGCCACTGGTGCTGTTCCTGATGGCCCTGACCTATGCCGTCTCCGGGCCGGTCTGGACGCTGTTTCGACTCAAGAGCAATCGCGATCGCCGCCGGCGTGAGCCGACGGCTTGA
- a CDS encoding NADH-quinone oxidoreductase subunit B family protein, translating to MSTQPKITVATAWLDGCSGCHMSFLDLDERLIELVEHVEIVYSPLVDTKELPARVDVGILEGSISSEDDLEKARLFRERCTRLVSLGDCAVTGNVPAMRNHFKLADVFDRAYRENVTLQPQIPTRRVPALLTPVKPVHGEVKVDVFVPGCPPSADAIWYVLSELIAGRMPDPNAVTRFGA from the coding sequence ATGAGCACTCAACCCAAGATCACGGTCGCCACCGCCTGGCTCGACGGCTGTTCGGGCTGTCACATGTCCTTCCTGGATCTCGACGAGCGTCTGATCGAACTCGTCGAGCACGTCGAGATCGTCTATAGCCCCCTGGTCGATACGAAGGAACTGCCCGCGCGGGTCGATGTCGGCATCCTGGAAGGCTCGATCAGCTCCGAAGACGATCTGGAGAAGGCGCGGCTGTTTCGCGAGCGCTGCACGCGGCTCGTCAGCCTGGGCGACTGCGCCGTCACCGGCAATGTCCCGGCCATGCGCAATCACTTCAAGCTCGCCGATGTGTTTGATCGCGCCTATCGCGAGAACGTCACGCTCCAGCCGCAGATCCCGACCCGCCGCGTCCCGGCCCTGCTGACGCCGGTCAAGCCTGTTCACGGTGAGGTCAAGGTCGATGTCTTCGTGCCCGGTTGTCCGCCGAGCGCCGATGCGATCTGGTACGTTCTGAGCGAGCTGATCGCGGGGCGGATGCCTGACCCCAACGCCGTCACGCGCTTCGGCGCCTGA
- a CDS encoding NuoF family protein yields MHLEDLAEQAAQYRNEDAHIEREVRVCVAASCQSSGSLPVLEALKSACDTQGAGSCKVKGVGCMGLCSAGPLVAVADKDCALNESVLYRDVTPDDAPDIMASVCSTPVERLRCPTDQPFFSRQQRIVLEHSGLIDPDSLRGYIAVGGYAALVRALTEMTPADVLREVTTSGLRGRGGGGYPTGLKWSTIAKMPPGQKYVVCNADEGDPGAFMDRAVLESDPHRVLEGMAIAAYAVGASKGYVYVRAEYPLAVERLETAIRKAKRAGFLGAKVADTQFAFEVEIRLGAGAFVCGEETALMASIEGLRGQPRPRPPYPAESGLWGCPTLINNVETFANIAPIIREGGDWFAAIGTEGSKGTKVFALAGKIKNTGLIEVPMGTSLRDIIEVIGGGIPDGRAFKAVQTGGPSGGCIPEAHLDIPVDYDSLKTLGTIMGSGGLIVMDETSCMVDVARFFMEFCMSESCGKCIPCRAGTWQMHALLDTLTKGRGTRADLALLEDLCDVVRATSLCGLGQTAPNPVLSTLRYFRDEYEAKLLGDA; encoded by the coding sequence ATGCATCTCGAAGACCTGGCCGAACAGGCCGCCCAGTATCGCAACGAGGACGCGCACATCGAGCGCGAGGTGCGCGTCTGTGTCGCGGCCAGCTGTCAGTCCTCCGGCTCGCTGCCGGTGCTGGAGGCACTCAAGTCCGCCTGTGATACCCAGGGCGCCGGCTCATGCAAGGTCAAGGGCGTCGGCTGCATGGGGCTGTGCTCGGCCGGGCCGCTGGTGGCCGTGGCCGACAAGGATTGCGCGCTGAACGAATCCGTGCTCTATCGCGATGTCACTCCGGACGATGCGCCCGACATCATGGCCAGCGTCTGCAGCACGCCGGTCGAGCGCCTGCGCTGTCCGACCGATCAGCCCTTCTTCAGCCGCCAGCAGCGCATCGTGCTGGAGCACTCGGGCCTGATCGACCCCGACAGTCTGCGCGGCTATATCGCCGTCGGCGGCTATGCGGCGCTCGTCCGGGCGCTCACCGAGATGACGCCCGCCGACGTGCTGCGCGAGGTCACGACCAGCGGGTTGCGCGGACGCGGCGGCGGCGGTTATCCGACCGGACTCAAGTGGTCGACCATCGCCAAGATGCCGCCCGGTCAGAAATATGTCGTCTGCAACGCCGACGAGGGCGATCCGGGCGCCTTCATGGATCGCGCGGTGCTGGAATCCGACCCGCATCGCGTGCTCGAAGGCATGGCGATCGCCGCTTATGCCGTCGGTGCGAGCAAGGGCTATGTCTATGTGCGTGCCGAGTATCCGCTGGCCGTCGAGCGGCTGGAGACGGCCATCCGCAAGGCCAAGCGTGCCGGCTTCCTCGGCGCCAAGGTCGCCGACACCCAGTTCGCCTTCGAGGTCGAGATCCGGCTCGGCGCCGGGGCCTTCGTCTGCGGCGAGGAAACCGCGCTCATGGCCTCGATCGAAGGCTTGCGCGGCCAGCCGCGTCCGCGTCCGCCCTACCCGGCCGAGTCCGGTCTCTGGGGCTGTCCGACGCTCATCAACAATGTCGAGACCTTCGCCAACATCGCGCCCATCATCCGCGAGGGCGGCGACTGGTTCGCCGCGATCGGCACCGAGGGCTCCAAGGGCACCAAGGTCTTCGCACTCGCCGGCAAGATCAAGAATACCGGCCTGATCGAGGTGCCCATGGGTACGTCGCTGCGCGACATCATCGAGGTCATCGGCGGCGGCATCCCGGACGGGCGTGCGTTCAAGGCGGTGCAGACCGGCGGCCCTTCGGGCGGCTGCATCCCCGAGGCGCATCTCGACATCCCGGTCGACTACGACAGCCTCAAGACGCTCGGCACCATCATGGGTTCGGGCGGCCTGATCGTGATGGACGAGACCTCGTGCATGGTCGACGTGGCGCGCTTCTTCATGGAGTTCTGCATGAGCGAGTCGTGCGGCAAGTGCATCCCCTGCCGCGCCGGCACCTGGCAGATGCACGCCCTCCTCGACACGCTCACCAAGGGCCGGGGCACGCGCGCCGATCTGGCGCTGCTGGAGGATCTGTGCGACGTGGTGCGCGCGACCAGTCTCTGCGGACTCGGCCAGACCGCGCCCAATCCGGTGCTGAGCACGCTCAGATATTTCCGAGACGAGTACGAAGCCAAGCTGCTGGGAGACGCCTAG
- the hoxE gene encoding bidirectional hydrogenase complex protein HoxE: protein MTQPPARPPLPSDDKRWKLVNATMRRNGYAGHALIETLHSVQDAFGYLDETSLRFVAASLDLPVSKVFGVATFYHIFMLKPKGRHTCVVCTGTACYIKGAGGLIEGLQEHYGIDPGETTGDDRLSLLTARCVGACGLAPAVVVDGEVLGKQATDTLVATLEELS from the coding sequence ATGACACAGCCGCCTGCCAGACCGCCACTGCCCAGCGACGACAAGCGCTGGAAGCTCGTCAATGCCACCATGCGCCGCAACGGTTATGCCGGTCATGCGCTGATCGAGACCCTGCACAGCGTCCAGGACGCCTTCGGCTATCTCGACGAGACCTCGCTGCGCTTCGTCGCCGCCTCGCTCGACCTGCCCGTGAGCAAGGTCTTCGGCGTGGCGACCTTCTACCACATCTTCATGCTCAAACCGAAGGGTCGGCACACCTGCGTGGTCTGCACCGGCACGGCCTGCTACATCAAGGGCGCGGGCGGCCTGATCGAGGGACTCCAGGAGCACTACGGCATCGATCCCGGCGAGACCACCGGAGACGACCGGCTCTCGCTGCTCACCGCGCGCTGTGTCGGCGCCTGCGGACTGGCCCCGGCCGTGGTCGTCGACGGCGAGGTGCTGGGCAAGCAGGCCACGGATACCCTGGTCGCCACGCTGGAGGAGTTGAGCTGA
- the hoxU gene encoding bidirectional hydrogenase complex protein HoxU has product MPLPTPQPNVRVVTLRIDDRDLSAREDETLIEVCRENRIPIPSLCHLDGLSVWGGCRLCMVEIAGQGRLVAACSTRVAEGMTVQTDTERLRHYRRTIVELLFAERNHVCSVCVSNGHCELQSLAQRCGVDHVRLPYRQAPYPVDSSHEMFRLDHNRCILCTRCVRVCDEIEGAHTWDVMGRGSDCRVITDMARPWGESETCTSCGKCVQVCPTGALVKQGTSAGEMVKDQHFLPILARRRHAR; this is encoded by the coding sequence ATGCCCCTACCCACGCCCCAGCCGAACGTGCGCGTCGTCACGCTCCGCATCGACGATCGGGATCTCTCGGCGCGTGAGGACGAGACCCTGATCGAGGTCTGTCGCGAGAACCGGATTCCGATCCCCAGCCTCTGTCATCTCGACGGACTCTCGGTCTGGGGCGGCTGCCGGCTGTGCATGGTCGAGATCGCCGGTCAGGGCCGGCTGGTCGCCGCCTGCTCCACCCGCGTCGCCGAAGGCATGACGGTCCAGACCGATACCGAACGGCTCAGACACTATCGACGCACCATCGTCGAGCTGCTGTTCGCCGAGCGCAACCACGTCTGCTCGGTGTGCGTCTCCAATGGTCACTGCGAATTGCAGTCGCTCGCCCAGCGCTGCGGCGTCGATCATGTGCGCCTGCCCTACCGTCAGGCGCCCTACCCGGTCGACAGCTCGCACGAGATGTTCCGGCTCGACCACAACCGCTGCATCCTCTGCACCCGCTGCGTGCGGGTCTGCGATGAGATCGAGGGCGCCCATACCTGGGACGTCATGGGGCGCGGCAGCGACTGTCGCGTCATCACCGACATGGCTCGTCCCTGGGGCGAGAGCGAGACCTGCACCAGCTGCGGCAAGTGCGTGCAGGTCTGCCCGACCGGCGCCCTGGTCAAGCAGGGCACCTCGGCGGGCGAGATGGTCAAGGATCAACACTTCCTGCCGATCCTGGCACGGCGGAGGCACGCGCGATGA